The DNA sequence CCAATACGCCTGCTCACCGTCCATAAGAAATGGTTTCTGGCTACAAGCAGATAGCAAAGCCAGTAGCGATATCACTACTGATTTTCTGGTGATACACATAGTCATTAATTACTCCCTAATACGCCAATCCGTTAATCCATACTTTGCCAAAATACTCGCTAACTCGCCTGATTCTCGCAGGCGCTGCATGCCTTGGCTTAATATTTCTGCATAATATTGAGATTCTACAATAGCGGGAGAAAAAGCGATATAAGCAGCTTGTGCTGATTGCAATTTACCCGCTTGACGAAATAAGTGCTGTTTGTTGATTTGTTTACTGACATACCAGAACACAGGCTCAGTTTCGATAATAACATCCACCAAATCGCGTTCTAATAACTGGATATTTTTCTTTAACGGTTGCTCGCCATAAGCGATAAAGAGCTTGTCTTTGTTGGCTTGATTCTTCTTAATGTAGCTGCCTAATTCTGTAGAATAAGCATAATCATAAGCAATGGCTAAACGCTTATCTTCTAACGATGCTAAGCCTAAATAGCGCCAATTAATGTGACGTAGCGAAAAAAAGCTAAAGCCAATCATACCCTGCTCTACGCTCGGGTAAATAAAATCAGGCGCATCTGATTGATAACCACCAACAACGGCGGCAATTTCACCTTGTCGACACATAGTTAATGCCCGAGACCAAGGAATAATTTGATAATTAACCTTAATGTTATGCTGCGCGAAAACACGTTGGGCAACTTCGATCATATAGCCGGGCTGGTTAGATTGAGGCTGGCAATTAAACGGACACCAATAGTCAGCGGCAACAATCAGCTCAACTGGCTCTTGCGCTTTAGCCATTGGACTAAGAAAGACTAACCATAGAAAAACTGTGATGAATTTCATAAGCCAATCTTTCCTAGTAAATCATAGTGCTCCTAAGTATAGGCCTATTTAGCTGAGTTGTCGGTATAGGCTAAATAAATTACTGCAATTCACGATAAAGCATATATAAGTGCGCGGCACTCCAACTAAAATTAGTTGCCCCTTGCTCTGCCCCTGTTTCTGGGTGATAGTTTTCCCTAATGCTACTTTGCTCTGCTAAACCCTGTGCGTTATTTAATAACTTATTCATAAGTTGTTTGGCTTGAGCATCATAGCCGTAATTTTTTAGTGCCACTAAACCAAAATACACTTGATCTAACCAAACCCGACCACGCCAATAAATATCACCGTCATAAGCTGGGTTAGTTAATGACGCCGTGCCTAAAGGTACTAAGGTATTAAACTCCTGCTCTGACATCATTATCTGCACTACACGTTTGGCCTGCTCAGCTGTGGCTATACCGGCAAATAACGGACTCCAACCTTCAGGGCCTCGACCGCGATTTATTAATAGCTCCCCCGCACAGTGAGCAGAGCTACTTTCTTGGTTATCGAATATTTTTCTGTCGTAGTAAAAGCCAGTTTTTTCATCAAAAAAGCACTGGTTAATTTGCTGTGCTAATAGCTTAGCCTGCTCAGTAAATGTTTGTGCTTGTTTTGTTTTATCTAACACTAACGCCATTTTTGCCAACAAGTGTTTCTCTTGAGCTAAATAACTATTTAATTCCACAGATTCTTGATTGATTGAATAGCCGAGTAGCTGACCTTTATCACCTTTATTGGCAAAAAAGTTAACTTGCCAATCAGCACGAGATTTATCAAGATCCCCTTGATAATGTTTATTAGCATAGGCTTGTAGCTGTTCATCGCTGATAAAACCAAAACGCGCAGCGTTATCCATACCAGATTCCCAACCTGCGGCGTGTTGTGCGGCAATATCTAATTCGATATAGCCGCCTAAATCAAGAACCTGTTGATAGCTCGACATGCCTGCACATTGATAATGCCACGGCTTACCTTGCTTACATGCAGATAAGTTAAGTGTCGGCTGTTGATGATAACTCACTGAAAAGGTTATCTGCTCTTGGGCATTATTATGTAACCTGTGTTTAGTTGCACCGTACTCTACTAAGCCATTGCCGTTATGATCACGGTTGCGATACCACCACAAATGATAAGCCACAAGCTTTGGATACATTGCTTCAATAAAAGCTAAATCACCGGTTTCTTGATAAACCTGCCACACTGCCCAACTTGCCAAAGGTGGCTTGCTATTTCTTTCATTCCAATTACCGCCATCACCGCCTCTAGCGCTATCTTTATTATAAAAGATGGCATCAATGACCATGCCTGCATCTTGTGCTCGTAAACTGTCATCAGCCAATATTTGATAATCAAACATAGCGCGAATATTGTCTTTCGCGATTTCAGGGTTAAAGCTTGCCATTGCATAAGCATGTTTCCAGGTATCCCAAGCCCATGCACCATTAAACCAACGCGCTGTAACCGAAGGAGAAACCATATTATGTTGAATTGCTCCTGCTGGGCTGCGCCAGTTACCATTGAGGGTTTCAATTGCCTTTAAAGCAATATGCTGCTCTTTCGCTGTATTATCAGCCTTTAAGCCTTTATGTAAATAATTCTGCCACCTTTGCTGGCTTGCCAAAATATACTGGTTAGGCTCGGTAAATATTTCTGCTAATTGCTCAGTAACTTGCGCCATTTCATTTTCACTATGCACATAGCTATGGCTAGTGAAAATTGCCAACTTAGCAGCTGGCGCTAGTGTTACCGACGTCTCACTTTGGTACTGTGATAATTCTTGGTTAAGCTTAGTGTCTGACTTGATCGATCTTTGTATTTGATAAGCTGAGCTATTGCTGGTCATCATATGCCAAGTGGAGCGCAGCTGTGGAAAACGAAATTCCACCGTGTTTGACTGTGCCGTTAACGCTACCTGCCAATTATCAAA is a window from the Litorilituus sediminis genome containing:
- the ygjK gene encoding alpha-glucosidase, coding for MTKTISRATQIFTSFLLTSLLTSQALSASGAEKSPATLSLFEPTYRNVIDRQGTPQSYKSYDKYHNQQFNPFFDLGAWHGFLLPKEEQDYASFTGPMVIAQEYGLFIARKLEQLAITDVVSKKVYRFADAKVNNYTRPGALIQHYEFSDIKVELSLHFVNQRSALVKTEIVNKTKQSKKLQLAWHGQLLENWSPDKKIKAQFDNWQVALTAQSNTVEFRFPQLRSTWHMMTSNSSAYQIQRSIKSDTKLNQELSQYQSETSVTLAPAAKLAIFTSHSYVHSENEMAQVTEQLAEIFTEPNQYILASQQRWQNYLHKGLKADNTAKEQHIALKAIETLNGNWRSPAGAIQHNMVSPSVTARWFNGAWAWDTWKHAYAMASFNPEIAKDNIRAMFDYQILADDSLRAQDAGMVIDAIFYNKDSARGGDGGNWNERNSKPPLASWAVWQVYQETGDLAFIEAMYPKLVAYHLWWYRNRDHNGNGLVEYGATKHRLHNNAQEQITFSVSYHQQPTLNLSACKQGKPWHYQCAGMSSYQQVLDLGGYIELDIAAQHAAGWESGMDNAARFGFISDEQLQAYANKHYQGDLDKSRADWQVNFFANKGDKGQLLGYSINQESVELNSYLAQEKHLLAKMALVLDKTKQAQTFTEQAKLLAQQINQCFFDEKTGFYYDRKIFDNQESSSAHCAGELLINRGRGPEGWSPLFAGIATAEQAKRVVQIMMSEQEFNTLVPLGTASLTNPAYDGDIYWRGRVWLDQVYFGLVALKNYGYDAQAKQLMNKLLNNAQGLAEQSSIRENYHPETGAEQGATNFSWSAAHLYMLYRELQ
- a CDS encoding substrate-binding periplasmic protein: MKFITVFLWLVFLSPMAKAQEPVELIVAADYWCPFNCQPQSNQPGYMIEVAQRVFAQHNIKVNYQIIPWSRALTMCRQGEIAAVVGGYQSDAPDFIYPSVEQGMIGFSFFSLRHINWRYLGLASLEDKRLAIAYDYAYSTELGSYIKKNQANKDKLFIAYGEQPLKKNIQLLERDLVDVIIETEPVFWYVSKQINKQHLFRQAGKLQSAQAAYIAFSPAIVESQYYAEILSQGMQRLRESGELASILAKYGLTDWRIRE